In [Chlorobium] sp. 445, one DNA window encodes the following:
- a CDS encoding tRNA preQ1(34) S-adenosylmethionine ribosyltransferase-isomerase QueA: MRLSEFRYALTKSAIATVPKEPRDKCKMMVLDRRKKSITDAVFTDILDYLQKGDVLVLNDTKVFPAKLYGHKEKTSAKIEVFLLRELNKRTGLWDVLVEPARKVRVGNKIYFPEDLVAEVVDNTTSRGRTIRFLNPDVDIFQIVERIGHMPIPPYIKREPDEKDKQRYQTVYARVPGAVAAPASGLHFTTELLTKIKRKGVEILSLTLHPGLSSFRPVEVEDISKHKMDSEYYNLPYSTAQRINEVKTERSGRVVAVGTTVLRVLEANATVEGRIKFGEGWTDKFIYPPYDFKVVDMLITNFQQPETTLLMAVSAFAGHEFLMKAYKQALKTGYKFLAYGDAMLIY; the protein is encoded by the coding sequence ATGAGACTCTCTGAATTTCGTTACGCTCTTACAAAAAGCGCAATTGCAACCGTGCCAAAAGAACCGCGCGACAAGTGTAAAATGATGGTACTTGATCGCCGCAAAAAAAGCATCACTGACGCAGTATTCACCGACATTTTGGACTATCTGCAAAAAGGCGACGTGCTTGTGCTCAACGACACAAAAGTGTTTCCAGCTAAACTGTACGGGCACAAAGAAAAAACCTCTGCAAAAATTGAAGTCTTTTTACTGCGCGAACTCAACAAGCGAACAGGGCTATGGGATGTGCTGGTAGAGCCAGCACGAAAAGTGCGCGTCGGCAATAAAATCTATTTCCCTGAAGACCTTGTCGCCGAAGTTGTCGATAACACCACATCGCGCGGGCGCACCATCCGCTTTCTGAATCCGGACGTTGATATTTTCCAAATCGTAGAGCGCATTGGGCATATGCCCATTCCGCCTTACATCAAGCGCGAACCTGACGAAAAAGACAAGCAGCGCTATCAAACCGTCTATGCGCGCGTCCCAGGCGCAGTCGCTGCACCTGCCTCTGGATTGCATTTTACCACCGAACTGCTGACCAAAATCAAACGTAAAGGTGTGGAAATTCTCTCACTCACCTTGCACCCCGGTCTGAGTTCCTTTCGACCTGTCGAAGTGGAAGATATTTCTAAGCATAAGATGGATTCAGAATACTACAATTTGCCTTATTCGACCGCGCAGCGCATTAACGAGGTCAAAACCGAGCGCTCTGGGCGTGTGGTCGCCGTGGGTACAACGGTCTTGCGCGTCTTGGAAGCCAATGCAACGGTCGAAGGGCGCATCAAGTTCGGTGAAGGCTGGACGGACAAATTCATCTATCCGCCCTATGACTTCAAGGTAGTCGATATGCTCATTACGAACTTTCAGCAGCCTGAGACCACACTCCTTATGGCAGTAAGCGCGTTTGCAGGACACGAGTTTCTGATGAAAGCCTATAAGCAAGCCTTGAAGACGGGATATAAGTTTCTGGCTTACGGCGACGCTATGCTGATTTACTGA
- the ispD gene encoding 2-C-methyl-D-erythritol 4-phosphate cytidylyltransferase → MHGYSVIAAGGLGKRMKLRSGESKQYLRLGRHPVIYYALKAFEEAKTIQRVAVATRQEDIERLKKLVKQEGFSKVCAVVPGGEERQDSIYNALEHLASEIEALHRRERQRAVVLIHDGARPFIQPDEIDRIAKLACRFGAAVPATKPKDTIKLIDKINGCFGATLDRTTLMQVQTPQGFHAELIIAAHRAAQKEKFYATDDAALIEKFFPDQPIKIFETGYHNLKITTPEDLDLAKAMLKRLQRR, encoded by the coding sequence ATGCATGGATATAGCGTCATTGCCGCAGGTGGATTAGGCAAAAGAATGAAACTAAGGTCAGGCGAGAGCAAGCAGTATCTTCGACTAGGCAGACATCCTGTAATTTACTATGCTTTGAAGGCCTTTGAGGAGGCAAAAACGATTCAGCGTGTAGCCGTAGCGACGCGCCAAGAAGATATTGAGCGGCTAAAAAAACTAGTGAAGCAAGAAGGATTTTCAAAAGTGTGTGCGGTTGTGCCGGGCGGTGAGGAGCGGCAAGATTCCATCTACAATGCGCTGGAGCATCTTGCCTCTGAAATTGAGGCGCTGCATCGACGGGAGCGGCAGCGTGCTGTGGTGCTCATTCATGATGGCGCCAGACCATTTATCCAACCCGATGAAATTGACCGTATCGCAAAACTGGCTTGCAGATTCGGGGCAGCCGTGCCAGCCACAAAACCCAAAGATACGATCAAACTGATTGACAAAATAAACGGTTGCTTTGGTGCAACACTCGACCGCACAACACTCATGCAAGTGCAAACACCACAAGGCTTTCATGCTGAGCTCATCATTGCCGCACATCGTGCCGCACAAAAAGAAAAGTTCTACGCTACCGACGACGCCGCCCTGATAGAAAAATTTTTCCCAGATCAACCTATCAAAATTTTTGAGACAGGCTATCACAACCTCAAAATCACAACACCAGAAGATCTTGATCTTGCAAAAGCCATGCTCAAACGCCTTCAACGACGATAA
- a CDS encoding bifunctional phosphoglucose/phosphomannose isomerase codes for MERISAKLIEKYDRSHMREKLQNLYAQFETEFETLNPRSRPRKDRIKSVVIAGLGGSAIGGDLIRAYLSDECPVPILINRNYTLPEFVSDTTLVLISSYSGNTEETLSAYQQAIQKKAKICCVSSGGEVLRLAKSHGHYALKIPDGYPPRTAVGFSFAAMLRIFTEFEFSTDKSDAIAETVAYLKDAAARYADFKDEHNLAIELARKSVGKMPIIYTSDDFTSAVGARWKGQICENAKTLSYANVLPELNHNELVGWKLNENLLKRLHVIFLHDRDDHPRTALRMKVTNLIVKKYTKSISHVESEGNSLLTRMFSLVLLGDWTSYYLALMSNIDPTPVKAIDQLKEELANFK; via the coding sequence ATGGAAAGAATCTCTGCAAAACTCATTGAGAAATACGATCGCAGCCACATGCGCGAGAAGTTGCAAAACCTCTATGCGCAGTTTGAAACCGAGTTTGAGACACTCAATCCACGCTCACGACCACGAAAAGATCGCATCAAAAGTGTAGTCATTGCAGGTCTTGGCGGCTCAGCTATTGGCGGCGATTTGATCCGAGCTTATCTCAGCGATGAATGTCCTGTACCAATTCTCATCAATCGCAACTACACTCTACCTGAATTTGTTAGTGATACCACACTGGTGCTGATTTCATCGTATTCAGGGAACACAGAAGAGACACTTTCTGCTTACCAACAAGCCATCCAAAAAAAAGCGAAAATATGCTGCGTCTCTTCTGGTGGTGAAGTGCTAAGACTTGCAAAGTCGCATGGACACTATGCGCTGAAAATTCCTGATGGCTATCCGCCACGCACAGCGGTTGGATTTTCCTTTGCTGCAATGCTTCGCATTTTCACAGAGTTTGAATTTTCAACGGATAAAAGCGATGCTATCGCCGAAACTGTAGCTTACCTCAAAGATGCCGCAGCACGATACGCTGACTTCAAAGACGAGCATAACCTTGCAATAGAACTAGCGCGTAAGTCGGTCGGAAAAATGCCGATTATCTACACCAGCGATGATTTCACAAGTGCCGTAGGCGCGCGCTGGAAAGGTCAAATCTGCGAAAACGCAAAAACACTCTCCTACGCCAACGTCTTGCCTGAACTCAATCACAATGAACTTGTTGGCTGGAAACTCAATGAGAATCTGCTCAAACGCTTACACGTCATTTTTCTGCATGATAGAGATGACCACCCACGCACAGCGCTGCGCATGAAAGTCACCAACCTTATCGTCAAAAAATACACTAAGAGTATTTCTCATGTGGAAAGCGAAGGCAATTCACTTCTGACACGCATGTTCTCGCTGGTGTTGCTGGGCGATTGGACCAGCTACTACCTTGCGCTGATGAGCAACATTGATCCGACACCTGTCAAAGCTATTGACCAGCTCAAAGAAGAATTAGCAAATTTTAAGTAA
- a CDS encoding N-acetylneuraminate synthase, whose translation MATVQIGHRKVGDGEPVFVIAEIGINHNGSIQLAKKLIDGAILAGCDAVKFQKRTPELCVPKDQWHIERDTPWGRLTYIEYRYKVEFNEEQYAEIDRHCKERGIMWFASCWDERAVDFMEQFDPPCYKIASASLTDADLLRKTRATGKPIILSTGMSTMEEIEAAVELLGTENLLIAHATSTYPCAPEELNLRVIHTLKAKYPMCPIGYSGHETGLAPTWAAVALGATFVERHITLDRAMWGTDQAASVEIQGMMRLVSNIRDIEKSLGDGIKRVYESELAPRKKLRRVQTLIAKSSP comes from the coding sequence ATGGCGACCGTGCAAATTGGACATCGCAAAGTCGGTGATGGTGAGCCAGTATTCGTGATAGCGGAAATTGGTATTAATCATAACGGCTCAATTCAGCTGGCAAAAAAACTCATTGATGGCGCAATTCTGGCAGGTTGCGATGCTGTCAAGTTTCAAAAGCGTACGCCCGAACTTTGCGTGCCCAAAGACCAATGGCACATTGAGCGCGATACACCTTGGGGACGCTTGACCTATATTGAGTATCGCTACAAAGTTGAGTTCAATGAAGAACAATACGCAGAAATTGATCGCCACTGCAAAGAGCGGGGCATTATGTGGTTTGCTTCGTGCTGGGATGAGCGTGCCGTAGATTTCATGGAGCAGTTTGATCCACCATGCTACAAAATTGCGTCAGCCTCACTGACCGATGCGGACTTGCTGCGAAAAACGCGTGCGACAGGCAAGCCAATTATTCTCTCGACAGGCATGTCGACCATGGAAGAAATCGAAGCTGCTGTTGAGCTCTTAGGTACAGAAAACCTGCTTATTGCGCACGCAACCTCAACTTATCCTTGTGCGCCTGAAGAATTAAACCTGCGCGTGATTCATACTTTGAAAGCCAAGTATCCGATGTGTCCAATTGGTTACTCTGGACATGAGACGGGGCTTGCACCAACATGGGCGGCTGTGGCACTGGGGGCGACATTCGTCGAGCGCCACATCACGCTTGACCGTGCCATGTGGGGCACCGACCAAGCTGCCTCTGTTGAAATTCAAGGCATGATGCGACTCGTCTCCAACATTCGCGACATAGAAAAATCGCTCGGCGATGGTATCAAGCGCGTCTATGAAAGTGAACTTGCGCCACGCAAAAAACTGCGTCGCGTGCAAACCTTGATCGCAAAGTCATCCCCCTAA